From Ascochyta rabiei chromosome 16, complete sequence, the proteins below share one genomic window:
- a CDS encoding 3-hydroxy acid dehydrogenase, whose protein sequence is MSSSQAKRLAGKTILITGASSGIGKSTALEFARTQPNDLKLILTARREDALKEVKKEIEGFAKGVKVHVVKLDVSNVSEIGQFVGNLPTEFKEVDVLVNNAGLVKGVDKAPEIKAEDINTMFQTNVTGLIAMTQAILPIFLARADGGRGDIINIGSIAGREPYPGGSIYCATKAAVRSFTDALRKELIASRVRIIEIDPGQVETEFSVVRFGGDKEKAKKVYEGVEPLTGDDIAEIVVFTAGRRENVVVADTLVFPNHQAAATVMHRKSTL, encoded by the exons ATGTCCAGCTCTCAAGCCAAGCGCCTCGCCGGCAAGACCATCCTGATCACGGGCGCCAGCTCGGGAATCGGCAAGAGCACCGCTCTGGAGTTTGCGCGCACACAGCCGAATGACTTGAAGCTCATCCTCACAGCGCGTCGTGAGGACGCGCTGAAGGAAGTCAAGAAAGAGATTGAGGGATTTGCAAAGGGCGTCAAAGTTCATGTTGTGAAACTCGACGTCAGCAATGTCTCGGAGATCGGGCAGTTCGTAGGCAACCTGCCTACCGAGTTCAAGGAAGTCGACGTCCTGGTGAACAATGC CGGCCTCGTCAAGGGCGTCGATAAGGCCCCAGAGATCAAGGCAGAAGACATCAACACTATGTTTCAAACCAACGTCACAGGCCTCATCGCAATGACTCAGGCCATCCTGCCCATCTTCCTCGCCCGCGCGGATGGCGGCCGTGGCGACATCATAAACATTGGCTCCATCGCCGGCCGCGAACCTTACCCAGGTGGTTCCATTTACTGCGCTACCAAGGCGGCGGTGCGGAGCTTCACGGACGCGCTGCGCAAGGAGTTGATCGCGAGCAGGGTCCGCATCATCGAGATTGACCCAGGGCAAGTCGAGACAGAGTTCAGCGTGGTTAGATTTGGTGGCGACAAAgagaaggcgaagaaggtCTACGAGGGCGTGGAGCCCTTGACGGGAGATGATATTGCAGAGATTGTCGTGTTCACGGCAGGGCGAAGGGAGAATGTCGTCGTTGCGGACACACTTGTCTTCCCCAACCATCAG GCTGCTGCGACGGTTATGCACAGGAAGTCGACACTATAG